TGATCACTTCTTCCTGCGGCAGACCTTCGGCAATCAGTTCCTGTTCTACTTCGACTACATCACCATAGGGGATCTGTCCAAACAGTTCGGTAAGCTGTTTTTTAACCGTGTCTGTCTCTTTACCTTTGTGCAGCTGCAGGATCATATGTTTGAGCAGATCTTTGCGTTTTTTCGAATTATTAATCAGTTCACTCATGAATAACCTCAATGTTTTTGGTTGATAGAACGCAGCACATGTCGAACAGCCAGTATCGGATGGGTAAACATCATCCGTGGACCGGAATAGCGCATGACACGTTTAATCTGCTCCCGGCGTTTTGAACTGTAACAGTGTACCGCACATTTGGAACAAACCGGTTTATCACCGGAAAACGGACAATGCTCCAGTCTGGTCTGTGCGTATTTTAGCAGATCCAGACACGCTGTGCACGGTTCCGAGGTTGCCTGGTGATGCGCCCGGCAGTACATCGCGATCATTGTTTTCACGGTTTTCCATTCCTGCTGCAGTCGGCGTTCCGGCAAGCTCTTCTCCTCAGTATTGGCTTTTGAAAAACTCGTCTCTCAAATATCGGTGCATCGGCGCGTCGCGTGTGCTGTCGACCACTGGCCGGACAAAACTCAGCGGTGTCTCACTGTCCATAGCCAGAATCGAATGGCATAAAGTGCAGTCATGGCGCATGCTTTCGCCGCTTTCCGTGCGCATATTCTCGTTATGACATCGGAAACAGCCCAGATCGCGTTTGTGTCCGGCATGACTCGGATAGGCGCCCCATGATATGTTCATGTGGTGATGCCGGTTCACGCGGTAAATGTCCTGCAGTACGGTCACCGCCTGTTCAAGGTCTGGTCTGTATGTTCGCGCTGCATCCGGATAGTGCCGTTGATAATAGCCAAAGAGTTCGTTTTCAATTCCCTGCATGGCGGCCGCTTTGGACGCGTAGGAAGGGGTGATGGCAGACAGGGCCTGACGCTTGATAAAAGGAATCTTTCGGTTGATCTCGCCGCTGCGAATGGCTGCATCCACGGCCCGGTCCGGGTCTTTGTAAATATGAGTGGCGCGGTTGTGACAGTCAATACAGTCCATGCTGCGAAATTCGTTTTCAGTTTCATGCCGGGATTTCCGGCGCACATTGGTGTAAACCCTGGTATCACCGTCCGACAGCAAGGCCTTGACCGTCAGCATTTCGCGGCGCTCATCCCCGATCGAGGTATACAACACCTGGTTTTTTTCATCAATATGCCAGTGAGCGCCCGGATCATGACCCGGCCGGCCCGCATCGATTTTCACGCTCAGTGTGGTATACTGCGGTGTGGACAAACTGTCTTTTTGATAATGGGCGCGGGTGATCAGCCGCTTGCCGTAAAATTTTTGCGGCCAGTGACATTTCTCGCAGGTTTCACGCGCCGGCCGCAAGGTGTGCACCGGTGTGGGAATGGGCTGATTGTAGAGATTGAATGCCGCCAGATACATCTGGCGAATGCCGTTGAGCTTGGAGGCGATTAAAGCATCCAGCCCCTCGCCGACATGACATTCCACACAGGATACCCGGGCATGCGGGGACCGCTGATAGGTAACCCACTCGGGATTCATCACGCGGTGACAGGCGGTGCCGCAAAAACTCGACTGATCCATAAAATGCAGCATACGAAGGGTGGCAAAAGTCAAGACCAGAATATTGATGACCGTAAAAAAAGCCACAAACCGGATCAGTCGGGCGCCGACCGGCTGCGGCGCCAGATCCTGTTGATTGAACTGATCGCTGAGCAGTTCTTTGGTGGACTTGCCGGCGCTGTTTCTATACTTGATCCAGCCGATCGGGATGAGTAAGAGTCCCAGCACAAACAACACCGGAAACGCCAAATACGTGATCAGCCCGAAATAGGCGTTGCGGATAAATCCCAGCGTGTGGGCGGACTCAAAGACAAGAAAGGAAATGAAGGTAGCCGTCGTCAGGATAACGCCCAGTTTCCCGACCCAATTGATAGAGACGCCGCGCAAAAAGTACCTGTATTTGTTCCACATTATTGCGCCTCAAAATAAGATTCATAAACCTGCTGCATTTTTCCGGACCCGATCTCTTTTTTTAGCGCCTCTGTTGAACGCCCCAGCCATTGATGCATGGGATCATTCTCCAGCAGATCATCGATCGTCTGATTCACCTCCGGATCATCATACGCACGCGCCTGCGGCAGAAACGTGAAATAGAAATGCTGAGCGACCTCGTAAAAACCGTGCCACCAGGTGTAATCCGGTCCCATCATGGAGGATCCGTGCCGGGCGCGACGGCCTTCATGGTGCCACAATTCCCAGAAGGTCCATTCGATATCATTGGAAAACGAGGCCGGGTTGTGCATCAACTCTTTTTCCTTGATCAGAGAAATAATCTCCAGAGCCGGTTTGGCAAATTTATCGTTATACAGCCGGATTGTGGCGTCCATTTGCGTATAGTGCCCGTCCACAAATACGGAACCATGACAAGTCGAGCACACATCTTTCATATGTTCCCGTTTGGTCTGCCAGTTGTCCTTTTTACCGGAAATCACAGGCCGCAATGTCCAGGATAGTCGGTCGCCCACATCATGCGTATAATCCTGTTTAGAGGTAGCGGACATGTGACATGTGGCGCAGGTGGGCGCGGCAAAATAATCTTCTCCCACCACCCATTGATCATCATTTAGATTCATTTTTTCCAGATTGGTATAGTAGGTATTGCCATGTTTGGATTCTTCATAGACTTCTTTCTGCGGATGATCAGGACCCAGATGACATTTGGAGCAGGCCTCCGGCTGGCGCGCCTGGGCTTTGGAAAAGGAATGACGGGGATGGCAGGCATTGCAGGACCCCAGAGATCCATCCGGATTGATGCGTCCGATCCCGGAATTGGGCCAGGACTTGTGCGACAGCTTGTTATCCGTGTTCGGATTTAGCTGTACCTTGGTTCCATGACAGCTTTCGCACCCTTGAATGGCTACCGGATTTCCAGCCGTCACATGTGCCAGATAAGCGTCCTGGGATTCCAGAATTTTTCCGGCCTGAGCGTGATAAGACTGTCTCACCTGATCCGCTTCCTGTTCATGACAGGCGCCGCAGTCTTTGGGTGTCACCAGCGTGGCAATATAAGCGTCATAATGTTCAAACGCATCCGATTCATTTTTATTCGCTCCGTGACAGTCAATGCAGCGCACCTTGTGCAGGGCATGTGAAGATTCATACCATTGATTGTACAATCCTGTTGTTTCTTTTTTATGACAGGTCATACAACGTCCGGCCACCGTTTCATCCGGCGCCGCCGACAAGCCAACTGCAGCCAAAAGCAAAATTAAAAACATTCTTTTGCAAAACATGTCGTTCTCCCTCTGTTTCAAACCACAAACCTTTGCAAATCAGGTGTTTTTTTAAAACAACAAACCCGCATAACTGATTATTCGTTATAAAAATGATTCAATATTGAAAATAACTGCTGATTGACTGCATCACACGGATCGGACTTTGACAGGATCGTATTTGCCGATTGAACAAACGGCCCCGGCACAAGCTCAGCTTCATTCTGCACTAAACTCTGCACCGTAAACGGCGTCGCTTCCATATGGAATTGCAAAGCCAGCGCCTGCCCCTTGTACAAAAAACCCTGCTGCTCGCAACACTCACTTGAAGCAAGATGAATCGCACCGCTCGGCAGATCAAAAGTATCGGCATGCCAATGCAAAACTCTTGATCCGTTTTTTTTCAACTGAAAGATATTCACAGCCTGATCTGTCCAGCTGACTGGAAACCAGCCGATTTCTTTTTCGCGATGCGGATAAACCCGTGCCCCCAGCGCCTGGGCGAGCAGCTGCGCTCCCAGGCAGACACCGATAACCGGTTTGCCCGTCGCAAGAAAAGATTCGATATACCGCCGTTCAGCGGGTAGCCATGGATACTGGTCCTCATCATTTACACCCATCGGACCTCCCATAATCAGCAGCATATCCACCCGATCCAGATCCGGCAGTTCAGCAGACCGGTACAATGCTGTACGTGTCAACTGAATACCTCGCGATAGCGCCCAGTCCGAAAATTTTCCGGGGCCTTCAAACGGTACATGCTGAATCACATGCAGTCGGTTCAATCTTTTTCCTTTTTAAAAAAACAAGTTCAATCCGTTGCTGTTAGAATGTATATGTAGTATCATAACAATTTTTTTAACGGTTGCATTCTCTGTAAATTAATTTAGCATTACACAAGGAGCAGAGGGAAAAGAATATAAACCATCAGGTTACTTTCCTTTGCGTTCTCTGCTGCGTGTTATTTGTAATTTTGCTCATAGCCCGGAAAAAACATCTGTACAATGAGATTTCTGCTATAAAACACGCGTTTTTCGTGTGGGCCGCGGCACCTTGCCAACCAAAACACGCAAGATTTGATCACTTTTATTGTACCAGCAATGCGGTATTCCTTGCGGGCTGTCAATCAGGGTATCTTTTGAAACGGTTTGTGTTTCATCACCGATTTCAACCACACCCTCACCTTCCAAAACATAGAAAAACACATCAACAGGTGTGATATGCGGTTTTAACTGCTCACCCGGCGCCAGTTCAATATGTACCACCTGCGCATGTTCTGTATCATAGATGCGTTTCGCGTCAATCCCGTGCGAATTTTTCATGGGTTCCGCGTTGTTTATGTTTATTGTTTTCATACATCACTCTCGTTTATTAATAATATGTTTAGTTTTTTAACTGTGGCATTGTCTGCAGATTATTTTACAATTGTACGCAAAAGCGCAAAGAAGCAGAGGAATAAAATTCAAAACCTCTGATTTATTTTCTTTCCTTTGCGTTCTCTGCTGCTTTGCGTGCAATTCATAATTCTTGGCGTAAACGAAACAACCTACAGCGTAGAACAACAGAATCAGCCCAAAATAGCTTTCAGGTCTTCATCCGCCGTGGTTACCGGTTTGACGTCAAACTGGTCTACCAGCACATTCAACACGTTATCCGTCAAAAATGCGGGCAATGTGGGACCCAAACGCACACCTTTGATTCCCAGGGCCAGCAGTGACAGCAGTATAACCACCGCTTTCTGTTCGTACCAGGACAGCACCAGAGACAGGGGCAGTTCATTGATTTCGGTATCAAATGCCTCGGACAGCGTCTGTGCGATACGGATGGCGGAATAGGCGTCATTGCACTGACCCACATCCATCAACCGCGGCAGCCCGCCGATTTCGCCCAGGTCTTTGTCATTAAACCGGAATTTGCCGCAGGCCAGGGTCAGCACCACCGTATCCTCGGGCGTTTTTTCCACAAATTCTGTGTAATAATTACGTCCGGGTTTGGCGCCGTCACAACCGCCGACCAGGAAAAAGTGCCGAATATCGCCGTTTTTCACAGCATCGACCACGTTGTCAGCGACATTCATGACCGCATTATGGCCGAATCCGGTCATGAGCGTGCCGCCCGGCTGTTCTTCCGTCAACCCGCCAAGTTGCAGCGCTTTGTCAATGACCGGTGAAAAATCATAATTTTCGATATGGGTCACGCCCGGCCAGGCAACCAATTGACTGGTAAACACCTGATCCCTATAAGACGGTTTTGGTTTTTGAATGCAGTTCGTATTGAACAAATAGGCTGCCGGCACACCGTCAAATTCTTTCTGCTGATTCTGCCAGGCGGTTCCAAAATGTCCGGACAGATGACTGAACTTTTTCAATTCCGGATAGCCATGCGCAGGCAGCATCTCACCGTGCGTGTAAATGTTAATCCCCTTGCCCTCGGTCTGCTGCAGCAGCTTAAGCATACTCAACATATCATGACCGGATACCACAATGGCAGGCCCCGGTTTAATTGTTGTCGACACCACGGTGGGTTCCGGATGTCCCAATGTTGCGGTATGTCCGGTGTCCAGCAATTCCATGGTCCGCACATTGGTCATTCCGCAGCGCATGTTCAATTCCAGCCAGTCCTGCATCGGCTTTTCATCATTCATAGCCGACAGCGCTTCATGGAAAAAGGCATAGACTTGATCATCCTGCTGCCCCAGAATGGCGGCGTGATCCGCATAGGCGGCCATGCCTTTCAGACCATAGGTCAGCAGCTCCTGCAGAGAACGGATATCAGCATCTTTTTCCTGCAGCACACCAATCCCGTTGATGGTCACTGCATCCTGCAGCAAACCGGACTCGTCGTTGGCCGGATTATATGTTGCCGACTCTGGCCAGAGACTCTCATTCGGTTCAACCCGACTCTCTTTTGCGGCCTGACGCAGCAGTTGCGCCGCCTGATTACGAACCTCAGCCGCCTGCTGAATCCAATGCAGCATGCGTTCGGGATCAAAGTCCACATTGGTCACGGTTGTAAACAGGGCTTCCACCGTAAACCGATTGACTTTTTCGTCCGTGCGTCCGTATTGCCGGGCCTGATGCGCCAGATATCCGATGCCCTTGAGCTGATACACGAGGATATCCTGCAGATCAGCAACCTCGGGACTCTTGCCGCAGACTCCGATTTTATCGCATCCTGTTCCACTTTTGGTTTGTTCACATTGATAACAAAACATATTAACTCCTTTTTCAGTTTAGATCCATTCCTCACGCAGGATATCGCCTTGCAGTCCGAGAATAATGGCCTTGATCGGTACGTGACGGGTTGCCTGTTCCGCAGCCGCCTGGGCCATGTGCAAAAGCCCGCCGCAGCAGGGAACCTGCATCATCAATACCGTGAGTGTATTGATTTGCGCTTCTTCTATTAATGCTTTGATTTTTTCAACATATACATTCTGTCCTTCATCCAGTTTCGGACAGGCAATGGCAAGTGTTTTATCTTTGAGAAAAGATTGATGAAAATCACCTGCAGTAAATGCCGAGCAATCCGACGCCAGCAGCAAATCCGATTTTTTGTAATGCGGCGCCGCAGGTGAAATCAAATGCAGCTGCACCGGCCAGTGGGTTAACTGTGAGGGCACAGAATCTTTCGTTTGCTGCGCCTGATTGCTCTGCGTTGCAAAAGACATAGACTGACTGCCGGGGCAGCCGCTGAATACGGGTTCCGGCCTGTCATCCGGAACGGGCATGCCTTTTTCTTTGAGAACGTTAACCGCCTCCTGTAAATAGTCGGTTTCTCCATGCTCACGCAAATGCTGCAAATGTGCCTTGATTGTATTTTCTCCCTGTGAGATTACATTTTCCATCACGTTGCGTTCATCATAGGTCTCCGCGTCCCGCTCCTCGATGGTTATGGCGCCTTCGGGACAGTGTCCGAGACAAGCGCCCAGACCATCGCAATAACGGTCACTGACCAGCCGCGCTTTGCCGTCGATCAGCTGTATAGCGCCTTCCGGACAACCCGGAATGCACAATCCGCAACCATTGCATTTTTCTTCATCTATGTTGATAATTTTTCGTTTCATATCAATTTCCTTATTGTTAAATTGTACTCCCAATATAAAAGAAAAACGGGTTATCAACCTTGATCTGAATCAAGAAAACAGAAAAATGACAGAAAAAGAGAAAAAATTACTTGAATTTGATTACTTTCGTCACATGGCGTCAACAAGCCGTCAGCATCTCGCGGATATTTGTTTGGAAAAAAATACGGAAAAACAGGAAATCATATTCACGGAAGCAGAGAAAGGATATGCTCTATTCTGCTGTATTCAGGGTCAAATCCAATTAAGTAAAATCACAGCCGACGGCAGGGAAATTGTAATCAAAGTCATACAGCCGGGTGAAATTTTCGGTGAAGTCATTTTGTTCGAAAGCGACTTGTACCCGGTAACTGCGACCGCGTTAAAACCGAGCCGGCTTTATATGATCCCCAAACATCAATTTCTCTGTTTGCTGGAGAAACAGGATTTCCGCAATGATTTTATTGCCCTGCTGATGCGCAAGCAGCGTTATCTTGCGGAGCAAATTAAATATTTAACAATACACGATGTGGAAGACCGGTTTTTTCGCTTTATAAAAGAGCACTATGAAGGAGCCAACCGTATTAAACCCGAACTGAGTAAAAAGGATATGGCCGCGGCGATCGGAACCACCCCGGAAACCCTGTCCCGTTTATTCAATCGCCTGATAAAAGATAAAAAAATTCATTGGCAGGGGAAATGGATGGTCATTGATCAACCCTAGCGCTGTCGCGCAAAAAAACAAGCAGCTCGGCCATTGATCCCGAGTAGTGCGGTGCAAATCCATTTTCTGCGTCGCCAAGCGCATAATTATTGACCAGAAATGTCTCTAATCCTGCAACGCGCGCCGACATATCATCCTGATAATCATTTCCGATCATGAGGCACCGGCTCGGCCTGCAATCGAGTTTTTCGCAAATTTCCAGGTAATAGTCCGGATGCGGTTTGCTCACGTGCATGATTTCATAACTGGTGATCATTGAAAACATCGCACTGTCAAGTCCCGCCCAGCGCACGCGCTCTTTAATCGCGGCGTACGGGAAAATGGGTACCGTGGCCAGAACAAGATTTGATGTCAATTGCGCTGCAGCTTGAACAGCAGCGCTTGCTCCCGCAACAGGATGCGTGATTTGTCTGATCTTTAAATAGTCATTGTGATAATATTCTTTAACGATTCCCTCCAACGTTGAAAATGAAACAGAGGACTGCCGTTCAAAATAATCAGCAAAGACCTGGCGCAAGGTCCGGCGCCCGCGTTTTGCAGACAGGACCGCCTGGGTCGCCCCTGTCATCAGAGAAATAAATTCGGTTTCTTCAAAGTATCCAGAAACACACGGTGTCAATGTTTTAAAATAGTGTTTTACAAACCGGTCCGCGTTGTTGCGCAACAATGTATCGTCCAGATCAAATAAAATAGCTGAATATTTCAATAAATTTTCCATGTGCTCCGATCATTATCATATAGGCAGAATAATAAACATTTCAGCCGGGTATCAAAATCCAGTTAGAATGCCAATGCTTTAAAAACGCTTTGTCAACTCTGGCACTTTAGTGATAGTATACTCTAAGAGCTCTCCTTCAGCCGAAGGTAATTCGTATTTAACAGGTCCAACCCCTCTGGCGTACCACCATACATGCTCTCCGGCAAAAACAGGACTTGCAGCCACATCCAGATAAGTCACGGCAATCTTCATCCGCAGACAATTATGAAACGTCCCCGCGGGTGTGATAACAGTTTCAATCCGGTTAATGTTATAATCTATCCTGATCTGAGACCGACGTGTTGCAGAATCCGTTTGAGTTTCTGTGAAGACCATACTGGTTGAAAATTCCATACGCTCCGACATGGGGGCATATGGAAGCGGCGGTGAAAACATAATCCTGGGGAATAACGGCAAATTCGGTTCAAAAGTTTTCCAATACAATTGACTGTCCTGCAGGACGTGGGTTTCACTCCAAAGCGCTGTATCTAAAGTATCATAATAAATCAATTGAAATGTTTGAATTCCGTTACCGGTTTCAGTCATCAGTATTTTGGATATACTGCCGGAAAACTCCCACGTATTCCCGTCATGGACCGGGAAATAGACGATCGGCTTAAAAACCGGTTCTTTTTCATTGCAGGCCATCACCAGGAAACCGACCAGCAGCGCAAAAATAAAATATTTACAGTCTTTTCGCTTCATTCCATTTCTTTTTTCTGGTTCTATCACACATCAAGTGGCCAAGAACCTCTTAAACGGCAAGGCGTAAATCAAGTATTTTTTTCACTTGAGACTAACGAGCCGGCAATGAACAGGGCCGCGCTTATGATCGCAAAATTTTTAATAATATACTGACCTTCAAGCGTCAAACCATAGGGGAACTGTGTCCATACGGCATCCGGGGTGACCACAAGGGGCAGGAAGGTACCCGGCATATGCAGCGCCAGCAACAACAGGATCAGCCACATGGGGCGACCCAACAGAAAACCGATTCCAATGACAACCTCCCAGGTAGCAAGCACGGGAATAAACAGATCAGGACTGATAAAGGTAATTGTATTCCTGACCACTTCTTCCGCCGGTGAAAGTCCGGGGAAATATTTCAAAACGCCGAACCAGATAAAAATAACACCAAGCGCCAGCCTTGCGACCCTCACACCGTTACGCTGGGCCCATATTGCAACTTTTGTTTGAATGCTGTGTATAAAATTCATTTCCTGCTCCAATTTTTCAAAGGTAACACCCGGATTTTGAAAACATTTCATTTTCTGATGTATTTTTATCTTTACCGGGCGCTTTTAGACCGGATTGTCAATATCAACAAATGACACTATAATATCAAACTTTTTGGCGACCAGACCTCCAAGCCGCTGAATGCCAAGCCGTTCTGACGCGTGATGGCCCATTGAAAAAAAATGTAATTTTCCCTCCTTGGCAAGATGCATCACAGGTTCTGAAACTTCGCCTGTGACAAACGCATCCACTCCCATTTCCAGCGCTTCTGCAATTAACTTTTGCGCGCCGCCGGAACAGACCGCAATCGTTTCAATGGTTTCCGGGCCATAGGCAAACGACAAGGGTTCTGATGAGTAAATCTTTTTTAAAAGCTGAACAAATTCATTCAGCTGAACCGGATGAATCCGTCCCCGGAGTCCGATGCCGCCAAACGGTTCAAGGTGAGTCATGCCCAGCAATTGCGCTGCAGCCGCATTATTCCCGATTTTGCGATGGGCATCCAGAGGCAGATGATACGCCAGCAATGTAATATCGTGCTTGAGCAGTTTTTGCAGACGCCCCTTGAGCACGCCTTTGACCACATGGCTTTCTTTGTCCCAGAGAATGCCATGATGCACAATCACCATATCCGCTTTTTCTTCGATCGCCGCATCAATTAAATCAGCATTACAGGATACTCCGGTCACGATTTTACCGACGGTTTCCTTACCTTCCACATGGATACCTTTGGGAGTAAAATCCTGAAAATTTTCAATTTCAAGATATTCATTCAAATAGCGGATCACATCATCACGTTGCACTGTCTTCATACTCAATGTCCTCACATTTCCGGATACTGGAACCCATTATGATGCAGTACGGATTTTATTGAACGTTTCGGGACGTGAAGCTGTTCTTGTTTATCTTTGAAATACTTGATCGAATCCGATAACGGTACCGCTACGGGTTTTTCATCAGGATAACCCAGGGCCAGGGCGGAATCAATTTCATGCGTTTCCGGTACATTCAGAATATGAGCGGCCTTTTCCCGTTGTATTGAACCCAGCCAGCAGGATGCGATATCTTTTTCCAATGCGGTTAATATCATATTTTCAACAGCGGCTCCCACATCATGCCCGATCCATTTCGATTGACAATCCTTGCGCACCACGATGACGATATAAGCTGTCGGTTCTTTGCCCGGCGCCGGTCGGCCTTGATTGTTTTTTAAATATCCAGCCCAGCTCGTCAATTCGAATATAGAATTTACCACATCAGGATCATCCACCACGATGAATTCCAGAGGTTGCCAGTTTCTCGCAGAGGGAGCGAGGCGTCCGCTGTCAACAATACGTTCAAGAATAGTATAGGGCAGTTTGGCCGGTTTGAACTGCCGCACAGAACGGCGCTTTTGAATCATCTGATACAAATTCATTTTTTGCCTTCTTTTTTTACAATAATTTATCAGAAAAAGTTGTAAAACACAAGTGAAAATCCTTGTTCCTGCAGCCAGGTGTTTGTAACTTTTATAAACTCGTATCGTAAACCCTGTTAGAACAACAAAAAGAAAAGGAGGTGCACTTGTGACAGCCTCGGAACAAACAACCCGGAAACGGCAGACCCCTCAAAAGGACCCTTTGAGCGGTATTCTGGTCGGATTCATTTTAATGACAGCGGGTGTCATTTTTTATCTTTATGAACAACATGTGATATATGAATGGTTATGGTGGTTCTTGTTCGTCGTGGGAATTTTACTGATCATAGATGTGGTGGTTCGTCTCTTTATTTCCAAATACAGATATTCCATCGGAGGCCGGTTCATCGGCGCTGTTTTTATCTTGATCATTTCCGGCGGTAATTTATTCGATATAGACCATTGGTGGCCATTTTTATTGATCGCAGCAGGAATCGGAATCATTTTCAATGCCCTGAGACAAGGCCCGGTACCCCACGAATAAATCCGTTTGCAGCAATAAAAATCACTTTTTTGAGCCCGGATTGAACCCAAACCAGAGACGGACAACATAACACGGCCTCTGGTTTATTCAATCCTGAAGCATCATCCCCTCCCCGTTAATCCGCTTTGCCATTAATACTTTTTGTATTTTTGTCTTTTTTTTATATATTTCCCTTTATATCAAGGAGACAGAATGAATTTAACCGACATTTTATCGCCCGATGTCATAAAAATCCCTCTTAAAGGTGCAGAAAAAAACGCAGTCCTCGAAGAAATGGTCGATATTCTGCACCAGGCTCAAAAAACCGACAAAAGAGATGATGTTCTTCAGGCGGTCCAGCAGCGGGAACGGATTATGAGTACCGGTATGGGAGATGGTGTCGCCATTCCGCATGCAAAATCAGATGGTGTTGAAACATTAACCGCTGCATTGGGGATCACCAAACAGGGCGTGGATTTTCAGGCCATAGACGGAAAACCTGTAAGAATCGTTTTTTTACTGGTAGGACCCAACGATCAGGCGGGGCCGCATCTAAAAGCACTCAGTCGCATATCGAGACTCATGCACCGAAAAGAGTTCAGACAGCGTCTGGCCAAAGCCCGGAATGCGGAGCAAATATTATCAGCGATCGAAAAGGAAGAACAAAAGCACTTTTCTTCCTGAGATTCTGTTTCTTTGCAATGTGTAGCCAGGGCTGTAAAAGCCCTTTTTTTATTTAAGGAGGTGCGTATGAAACAATGTCCGGATTGTCAGCGCTTGTTTGCAAAAGAGATAAAAGAGTGTCCGCATTGTCATAAAAAACTCGAATCTTCATCTGCCGATGACACACAAGAAACATTCATCGGCCTCTATTCCTTACCCGGAGAGGTGTATGCGAAAATGGTCAAAGAAGTTCTGGAAAATGAAGGCATTACCTGTATATTAAAACAGGATGTCGTCGGAAGCAGTCTGTTGGTAAAAGGCACCAATATATCAGGCGGGTCTTATCAGCTTTTTGTAAAAAGAAAAGACCGAGATCGGGCACAGAATATTCTACATGGAATGATGGATCACATATAAGGAGCAACCAGACGAATGAAATACAAATCAGTCACCGGTGTTCGAGATGTTTTACCGGAAGAACAGCCGTATTGGCGGTTGATTGAACAGAAAATTGCAAAGATCACACAGCTTTACGGATATTTACGGGTAGACCCCCCGATATTTGAAGAAACCCGTTTGTTTGAACGCGGTGTAGGGGATACCACGGATATTGTCGAAAAGGAAATGTACACCTTTCAGGACAAGGGGGATCACAGTTTGACCCTGCGCCCTGAATTTACAGCCGGGGTGATGCGGCTTTATATTGAAAACGGATTACACAAACAGCCCAAACC
This genomic window from candidate division KSB1 bacterium contains:
- a CDS encoding Crp/Fnr family transcriptional regulator produces the protein MEKNTEKQEIIFTEAEKGYALFCCIQGQIQLSKITADGREIVIKVIQPGEIFGEVILFESDLYPVTATALKPSRLYMIPKHQFLCLLEKQDFRNDFIALLMRKQRYLAEQIKYLTIHDVEDRFFRFIKEHYEGANRIKPELSKKDMAAAIGTTPETLSRLFNRLIKDKKIHWQGKWMVIDQP
- a CDS encoding HAD family hydrolase, whose product is MENLLKYSAILFDLDDTLLRNNADRFVKHYFKTLTPCVSGYFEETEFISLMTGATQAVLSAKRGRRTLRQVFADYFERQSSVSFSTLEGIVKEYYHNDYLKIRQITHPVAGASAAVQAAAQLTSNLVLATVPIFPYAAIKERVRWAGLDSAMFSMITSYEIMHVSKPHPDYYLEICEKLDCRPSRCLMIGNDYQDDMSARVAGLETFLVNNYALGDAENGFAPHYSGSMAELLVFLRDSARVDQ
- a CDS encoding DoxX family protein; this translates as MNFIHSIQTKVAIWAQRNGVRVARLALGVIFIWFGVLKYFPGLSPAEEVVRNTITFISPDLFIPVLATWEVVIGIGFLLGRPMWLILLLLALHMPGTFLPLVVTPDAVWTQFPYGLTLEGQYIIKNFAIISAALFIAGSLVSSEKNT
- a CDS encoding Nif3-like dinuclear metal center hexameric protein; protein product: MKTVQRDDVIRYLNEYLEIENFQDFTPKGIHVEGKETVGKIVTGVSCNADLIDAAIEEKADMVIVHHGILWDKESHVVKGVLKGRLQKLLKHDITLLAYHLPLDAHRKIGNNAAAAQLLGMTHLEPFGGIGLRGRIHPVQLNEFVQLLKKIYSSEPLSFAYGPETIETIAVCSGGAQKLIAEALEMGVDAFVTGEVSEPVMHLAKEGKLHFFSMGHHASERLGIQRLGGLVAKKFDIIVSFVDIDNPV
- a CDS encoding nitroreductase family protein: MNLYQMIQKRRSVRQFKPAKLPYTILERIVDSGRLAPSARNWQPLEFIVVDDPDVVNSIFELTSWAGYLKNNQGRPAPGKEPTAYIVIVVRKDCQSKWIGHDVGAAVENMILTALEKDIASCWLGSIQREKAAHILNVPETHEIDSALALGYPDEKPVAVPLSDSIKYFKDKQEQLHVPKRSIKSVLHHNGFQYPEM
- a CDS encoding PTS sugar transporter subunit IIA, translated to MNLTDILSPDVIKIPLKGAEKNAVLEEMVDILHQAQKTDKRDDVLQAVQQRERIMSTGMGDGVAIPHAKSDGVETLTAALGITKQGVDFQAIDGKPVRIVFLLVGPNDQAGPHLKALSRISRLMHRKEFRQRLAKARNAEQILSAIEKEEQKHFSS
- a CDS encoding DUF2007 domain-containing protein — its product is MKQCPDCQRLFAKEIKECPHCHKKLESSSADDTQETFIGLYSLPGEVYAKMVKEVLENEGITCILKQDVVGSSLLVKGTNISGGSYQLFVKRKDRDRAQNILHGMMDHI